One window from the genome of Sebastes umbrosus isolate fSebUmb1 chromosome 12, fSebUmb1.pri, whole genome shotgun sequence encodes:
- the LOC119498215 gene encoding dehydrogenase/reductase SDR family member 12-like: MSLYRNAIWFWNGIHQYTRRGYEAAFKHFKPQDLDVSVVGRSFMITGANSGIGKVTAMAIAKKGGTVHMVCRNRDKAEEARADIVRECGNTEVYIHIVDMSETCQVWEFAEAFRKQYSALNVLINNAGCMVHKRAVNAEGLEKNFATNTMGVYILTQTLIPLLQKSRDPRVITVSSGGMLVQKLRVNDLQSEKGYFDGLMVYAQNKRQQVVLTQQWAKANPVIHFSVMHPGWADTPAVSTSMPQFHQMMGERLRGVEQGADTVLWLALSKAAARTRSGQFFQDRTPVPAHLPLAWTHSSAEEIQHFMTQLETLARAIQSQPDVELNGPSRPHFV; the protein is encoded by the exons GAGGGGATATGAGGCAGCATTTAAACACTTCAAGCCCCAAGACCTGGATGTGTCCGTCGTGGGAAGGTCTTTTATGATCACCGGAGCCAACAGTGGGATTGGCAAGGTGACAGCCATGGCTATAGCCAAGAAAG GTGGGACAGTCCACATGGTGTGTAGGAACAGAGATAAAGCAGAAGAAGCCAGGGCGGACATCGTCAGGGAGTGTGGGAACACA GAAGTATACATCCACATCGTGGATATGTCAGAGACATGCCAAGTCTGGGAGTTTGCAGAGGCCTTCAGGAAGCAGTATTCAGCCTTGAATGTGTTG ATAAATAATGCAGGCTGCATGGTGCATAAGAGAGCGGTGAATGCTGAGGGCCTGGAGAAGAACTTTGCCACCAACACTATGG GGGTGTACATCCTCACCCAGACTCTCATACCACTTCTACAGAAGAGCCGGGATCCAAGGGTG ATCACCGTGTCCTCGGGAGGCATGCTGGTGCAGAAACTCAGAGTTAATGACTTGCAGTCAGAGAAGGGCTACTTTGATGGCCTCATGGTCTACGCCCAGAACAAG AGACAGCAGGTGGTGCTGACACAACAGTGGGCCAAAGCTAATCCGGTCATTCACTTCTCTGTGATGCATCCAGGCTGGGCAGATACACCAG CTGTTTCTACATCAATGCCTCAGTTCCACCAGATGATGGGTGAGAGGCTGCGCGGCGTGGAGCAGGGAGCCGACACTGTGTTGTGGTTGGCCTTGTCCAAAGCCGCAGCCAGGACACGCAGCGGCCAGTTCTTCCAAG ATCGTACGCCCGTTCCTGCCCACCTGCCTCTGGCCTGGACTCACAGCTCTGCTGAAGAGATTCAACATTTCATGACTCAGCTGGAGACTTTGGCCAGAGCCATTCAGTCACAACCTGATGTAGAGCTCAACGGGCCTTCCAGACCTCATTTTGTCTGA